In Flavobacterium okayamense, a single window of DNA contains:
- the dnaA gene encoding chromosomal replication initiator protein DnaA: protein MSRTAQSVWENCLSFIKDNIQEQAYKTWFEPIQPVDLNENALSIQVPSKFFYEWLEEHYVKLLKVALTKELGNGAKLLYKIKMENSYSNKLPLTHQIPSNDRQPVKTQEVDVPIVQKDPELKNPFIIPGIRNINIDSQLNSNYSFDNFLEGDSNRLARSAGMAVANKPGGTSFNPLLIFGGVGLGKTHLAHAIGVEIKEKYPEKTVLYISAEIFTQQYIESVKKNTRNDFIHFYQLIDVLIIDDVQFLSGKSGTQDVFFHIFNHLHQNGKQVILTSDKAPVDMQDIEQRLLSRFKWGLSAELHQPDYETRVSILNNILYRDGVELPEDIIEYVAKNIKSNVRELEGAIISLIAQSSFNKKEVTIELAKQVVEKFVKNIKREISVDYIQKVVSDYFQLDIETLQSKTRKRHVVQARQLAMFFAKKFTKNSLANIGSQIGDRDHATVLHACKTVDNLVSTDKQFRKFVEDLNKKLSQ from the coding sequence ATGAGTAGAACTGCGCAATCAGTATGGGAAAACTGTCTGTCATTCATAAAGGATAACATCCAGGAGCAAGCCTATAAAACATGGTTTGAACCTATACAGCCAGTAGACTTAAACGAAAATGCGTTATCTATTCAAGTCCCTAGTAAATTTTTTTACGAGTGGCTTGAAGAACACTATGTTAAACTTTTAAAAGTTGCTTTAACAAAAGAACTTGGTAATGGCGCAAAGTTATTGTATAAAATTAAGATGGAAAACTCTTACAGCAATAAACTTCCACTTACCCATCAAATTCCAAGTAATGACAGACAACCTGTAAAAACTCAGGAAGTAGATGTCCCTATTGTTCAAAAAGACCCAGAATTAAAAAATCCTTTTATAATTCCTGGTATCCGTAATATAAATATTGACTCTCAATTAAACTCTAACTATAGTTTTGACAACTTCTTAGAAGGAGATTCTAATCGATTGGCTAGAAGTGCAGGTATGGCAGTTGCTAATAAACCTGGTGGAACTTCTTTCAACCCATTATTGATTTTTGGTGGAGTTGGTTTAGGAAAAACACACTTAGCACACGCCATAGGTGTTGAAATAAAAGAAAAGTATCCAGAAAAAACTGTTTTATATATTTCAGCTGAAATTTTCACACAACAATATATAGAATCGGTTAAGAAAAACACTCGTAATGATTTTATTCATTTCTATCAACTAATAGATGTTCTAATCATTGATGATGTTCAATTCCTTTCAGGAAAATCTGGAACACAAGATGTTTTCTTCCATATATTTAACCATTTACATCAAAATGGAAAACAGGTTATTTTAACATCTGACAAAGCACCTGTTGACATGCAAGATATAGAGCAACGTTTATTATCTCGCTTTAAGTGGGGATTATCTGCAGAATTGCATCAACCTGATTATGAAACAAGGGTATCAATTTTAAACAATATTTTGTATCGTGATGGTGTTGAATTACCTGAAGATATAATTGAGTATGTTGCTAAAAACATCAAGTCTAATGTTCGTGAATTAGAAGGTGCAATAATTTCATTAATTGCACAATCTTCATTCAACAAAAAAGAAGTAACAATAGAACTTGCAAAACAAGTTGTAGAGAAATTTGTTAAGAACATTAAACGTGAAATCTCTGTAGATTACATTCAGAAAGTAGTTTCTGATTATTTCCAATTAGACATAGAGACTCTACAATCTAAAACAAGAAAACGTCATGTTGTTCAAGCAAGACAATTAGCTATGTTTTTTGCAAAAAAATTCACTAAGAATTCATTAGCAAATATTGGAAGTCAAATTGGAGATAGAGACCACGCCACAGTACTTCATGCTTGTAAAACTGTTGATAATTTAGTTTCAACCGATAAGCAATTCCGAAAATTTGTAGAGGATTTAAACAAAAAGCTATCGCAATAA